In Deinococcus sp. QL22, a genomic segment contains:
- a CDS encoding PIN domain-containing protein translates to MRDLLIRLDIEGLCRLRWSDEVNHEWINALIRDRGFEPEPLLRTQALMDRALPHARVTGFSHLIPELKLPDPDDRHVLAAALHSRVAHLITFNRSDFPDHALPSAAPQVVHPDAWLAPVLSQDLQLTCRVLRQLVAPFRKPPRSISDVAGQLAQILMPQSAQVLEEMVAQGIC, encoded by the coding sequence TTGCGGGACCTCTTGATCCGCTTGGACATCGAGGGCCTCTGCCGCCTGCGCTGGTCGGACGAGGTCAACCACGAATGGATCAATGCGCTGATCCGGGATCGGGGATTTGAGCCCGAGCCTTTGCTGAGGACCCAGGCATTGATGGACCGGGCGTTACCGCACGCGCGAGTGACTGGCTTCAGTCACTTAATCCCTGAATTGAAGCTTCCAGATCCGGATGACCGACACGTCCTCGCCGCGGCCCTGCACAGCAGGGTTGCTCACCTGATCACCTTCAATCGGAGTGATTTTCCTGACCACGCTCTTCCCTCAGCGGCCCCGCAAGTCGTCCACCCAGACGCCTGGCTGGCTCCAGTCCTGAGTCAAGACCTCCAGCTCACCTGCCGGGTCCTGCGTCAACTGGTGGCCCCGTTCCGGAAGCCACCCCGCAGCATCTCGGATGTCGCCGGCCAGCTAGCCCAGATTCTGATGCCGCAGTCGGCCCAAGTGCTGGAAGAGATGGTCGCGCAAGGCATCTGCTAG